A region of Solanum dulcamara chromosome 7, daSolDulc1.2, whole genome shotgun sequence DNA encodes the following proteins:
- the LOC129894226 gene encoding ABC transporter C family member 10-like, whose amino-acid sequence MEDIWAVFCGKPCNIDWVSVAQPSSCINHAFIICCDVVLMLFLIFTSLKYTNVPSSLVRFSRSQLTCAIFNGFLGILYLSLFIWMLEEQLKKTRSALPLHWWLLTLFHGITWLSVGLIASLRGKHISRTPLRLLSILVFVFAGILAGMSLVAAILDKEVTIKIGLDVLYFVGACLLLLCTYKGLHHDEERDRNDLYAPLNGHANGISKSDSVSIVTPFAKAGVLNIMSFWWMNPLMKKGKQKTLEDEDIPELREADRAESCYLMFVELLNKQKQVDPSSQPSILRTIVLCHRKELIVSGLFALLKVTTLSAGPLLLNAFIKVAEGDAAFKNEGFLLVVLLFISKNLESLSQRQWYFRCRLIGLKVRSLLTAAIYKKQIRLSNAAKLTHSSGEIMNYVTVDAYRIGEFPFWLHQTWTTSVQLCFALIILFRAVGLATIASLVVIILTVLCNTPLAKLQHRFQSELMVAQDDRLKAISEALVNMKVLKLYAWETHFKSVIENLRKVEEKWLSAVQLRKAYNSFLFWSSPVLVSAATFGACYFLGVPLYASNVFTFVATLRLVQDPIRTIPDVIGVVIQAKVSFARIVKFLEAPELENANVRQKYNFGCTDHAIFMKSANLSWEENPPRPTLRNINLEVRPGEKIAICGEVGSGKSTLLAAILGEVPSIQGTVQVFGTVAYVSQSAWIQTGSIRENILFGSPLDSQRYQQTLEKCSLLKDLELLPYGDLTEIGERGVNLSGGQKQRIQLARALYQNADIYLLDDPFSAVDAHTASSLFNEYVMEALSGKTVLLVTHQVDFLPAFDMVLLMSDGEILHAAPYHQLLGSSKEFQDLVDAHKETAGSERVAEVNSSSRRESNTREIHKTDTAKKSIAPGGDQLIKLEEREVGDTGFTPYVQYLNQNKGYLFFAIAILSHVTFVIGQVTQNSWMAANVDNPQVSTLRLIAVYLVIGAVSTLFLLSRSLSTVFLGLQSSKSLFSELLDSLFRAPMSFYDSTPLGRILSRVSSDLSIVDLDIPFNLIFAFGATTNFYSNLIVLAVVTWQVLAISIPMVYLAIQLQKYYYASAKELMRINGTTKSFVANHLAESIAGALTIRAFKEEDRFFTKTFELIDINASPFFHNFAANEWLIQRLETISATVLASSALCMVLLPSGTFSSGFIGMALSYGLSLNMSLVFSIQNQCTLANYIISVERLNQYMHIPSEAPEIVKENRPPVNWPTRGKVEIQDLQIRYREDSPLVLRGISCTFEGGHKIGIVGRTGSGKTTLIGALFRLVEPSGGRILVDGIDISKIGLHDLRSRFGIIPQDPTLFNGTVRYNLDPLCQHTDEEIWEVLGKCQLKEPVEEKEKGLDSLVVEDGSNWSMGQRQLFCLGRALLRKAKILVLDEATASIDNATDMILQKTIRTEFANSTVITVAHRIPTVMDCTMVLAVSDGKLVEYDEPMKLMTQEGSLFGQLVKEYWSHYHSAESH is encoded by the exons ATGGAGGACATTTGGGCTGTATTTTGTGGAAAGCCTTGCAATATTGATTGGGTGTCCGTGGCACAACCGTCATCCTGTATCAATCATGCATTCATAATTTGTTGTGATGTTGTACTCATGTTGTTCTTGATATTCACATCCTTAAAATACACAAATGTTCCTTCATCCCTTGTTAGGTTCTCACGTTCGCAGTTGACTTGTGCTATTTTCAATGGTTTCTTGGGAATACTGTATCTGTCCTTGTTCATTTGGATGCTTGAAGAACAACTCAAGAAGACGCGTAGTGCATTACCACTTCATTGGTGGTTACTGACTTTGTTTCATGGGATAACATGGTTGTCAGTAGGTTTAATTGCAAGCCTTAGGGGAAAACATATTTCAAGAACCCCTTTAAGGCTCTTGTCAATTCTTGTTTTTGTCTTTGCTGGAATTCTTGCTGGTATGTCACTTGTCGCGGCTATTCTTGATAAAGAGGTAACGATTAAGATAGGTCTAGATGTTTTGTACTTTGTAGGAGCATGTTTATTGTTGTTATGCACCTATAAGGGGCTGCATCACGATGAAGAGAGAGATCGAAATGATCTTTATGCTCCGTTAAATGGTCATGCCAATGGAATTAGTAAAAGTGATTCTGTTAGCATAGTCACTCCCTTTGCTAAGGCTGGGGTTCTTAATATAATGTCGTTTTGGTGGATGAATCCACTGATGAAAAAGGGAAAACAGAAAACACTTGAGGATGAAGACATACCCGAATTACGTGAGGCTGATCGTGCTGAATCGTGTTACTTAATGTTTGTGGAGTTGCTGaacaaacaaaaacaagtaGATCCCTCTTCCCAGCCGTCCATTTTGAGGACAATTGTGTTATGTCACCGGAAGGAGCTAATTGTGTCAGGACTCTTCGCGCTACTGAAAGTAACTACTCTGTCTGCTGGTCCTCTGCTTCTTAATGCATTCATTAAGGTTGCTGAAGGAGATGCAGCTTTTAAAAATGAAGGATTTTTATTGGTTGTTCTGCTTTTTATATCAAAGAACTTGGAATCCTTGTCACAAAGGCAATGGTACTTCAGGTGCAGACTTATTGGTCTAAAAGTAAGGTCTTTACTCACAGCGGCCATTTATAAGAAGCAAATAAGACTATCCAATGCTGCTAAGCTGACACATTCTAGTGGTGAGATCATGAACTATGTTACTGTGGATGCTTATCGAATTGGAGAGTTCCCTTTTTGGCTGCATCAGACGTGGACAACGAGTGTACAGCTCTGCTTTGCACTTATCATTCTCTTTCGTGCAGTTGGACTTGCAACTATTGCATCCTTGGTAGTGATTATTCTCACTGTGCTGTGCAATACTCCGCTTGCAAAGTTGCAACACAGGTTCCAGTCCGAGCTAATGGTTGCACAAGATGATAGGCTCAAGGCTATCTCAGAGGCTCTTGTTAACATGAAAGTTCTGAAATTATATGCATGGGAAACTCATTTTAAGAGTGtcattgagaatttgaggaaagTAGAAGAGAAATGGTTATCTGCTGTTCAGTTGCGAAAGGCATATAATAGCTTCCTTTTCTGGTCATCACCTGTTTTGGTCTCTGCTGCAACATTTGGGGCTTGTTATTTCCTAGGTGTTCCACTATACGCAAGCAACGTTTTCACCTTTGTAGCAACTCTACGTCTGGTTCAGGATCCAATAAGAACCATTCCTGACGTTATTGGTGTGGTGATTCAAGCCAAGGTTTCCTTTGCAAGGATCGTCAAGTTCCTTGAGGCCCCTGAGCTGGAAAATGCAAACGTTAGGCAGAAATACAACTTTGGATGTACAGATCATGCCATATTTATGAAATCAGCTAATCTCTCATGGGAAGAGAATCCACCTCGACCTACTCTTAGAAACATTAATTTGGAGGTTAGACCCGGCGAGAAGATTGCTATATGTGGGGAGGTGGGCTCAGGAAAGTCGACTCTTCTGGCAGCAATTCTCGGAGAGGTTCCAAGTATCCAAGGAACA GTTCAAGTTTTTGGAACAGTTGCCTATGTCTCTCAGTCAGCATGGATTCAGACGGGGTCAATACgagaaaatattttgtttggTTCTCCACTGGATAGCCAGAGGTATCAGCAAACTTTAGAAAAGTGTTCACTGTTAAAAGACCTTGAATTGCTACCATATGGTGATCTCACTGAAATAGGTGAAAGAGGAGTTAATCTTAGTGGTGGTCAAAAGCAACGCATTCAACTTGCTCGTGCGCTGTATCAGAATGCTGATATATATCTCTTGGATGATCCGTTTAGTGCTGTAGATGCCCATACTGCTAGTAGCCTATTCAAT GAATACGTCATGGAAGCTCTCTCAGGGAAGACGGTCTTACTTGTGACCCATCAAGTTGATTTTCTTCCAGCTTTTGATATGGTTCTG TTAATGTCAGATGGAGAAATTTTACATGCAGCTCCTTATCATCAATTATTGGGCTCAAGCAAAGAATTCCAGGACTTGGTTGATGCACACAAAGAGACTGCTGGTTCAGAAAGGGTTGCAGAGGTTAATTCTTCATCAAGGCGGGAATCAAATACAAGAGAAATTCATAAGACTGATACTGCTAAAAAATCTATAGCCCCTGGGGGTGATCAGTTGATTAAGCTAGAGGAGAGAGAAGTCGGAGACACCGGATTTACGCCTTATGTTCAATATCTAAATCAGAAcaaaggatacttgttctttgcCATTGCTATACTCTCGCACGTAACATTTGTGATTGGTCAGGTAACTCAGAACTCCTGGATGGCTGCAAATGTTGATAATCCCCAAGTTAGCACTCTGAGACTGATTGCAGTTTACTTGGTAATTGGAGCTGTTTCAACGCTGTTTTTGCTCTCTAGATCCCTATCAACGGTTTTCTTGGGTTtgcaatcatcaaagtccttgtTCTCAGAGCTATTAGATTCTCTTTTTCGTGCTCCCATGTCATTTTATGACTCTACACCTTTAGGGAGGATATTAAGCCGG GTCTCATCAGATTTGAGTATAGTTGATCTTGATATTCCATTCAACTTGATTTTCGCTTTTGGAGCTACCACAAACTTCTATTCGAATCTTATAGTGCTAGCTGTTGTGACTTGGCAAGTTCTGGCTATTTCCATCCCAATGGTTTATTTGGCCATTCAGTTGCAG AAATACTATTATGCATCAGCCAAAGAGTTGATGCGTATAAATGGTACTACCAAATCATTTGTGGCTAACCATCTTGCTGAATCTATTGCTGGAGCCTTGACTATAAGGGCATTCAAAGaggaagatagatttttcacGAAGACTTTTGAGCTTATTGATATAAATGCCAGTCCTTTCTTCCACAATTTTGCAGCAAACGAGTGGTTGATTCAACGACTGGAAACTATTAGTGCAACTGTTCTTGCATCTTCGGCACTCTGCATGGTTTTGCTTCCTTCTGGAACTTTCAGTTCAG GATTTATTGGGATGGCTTTGTCCTATGGTCTTTCCTTGAACATGTCTCTTGTTTTTTCCATTCAAAACCAGTGCACACTAGCAAATTACATAATTTCTGTAGAAAGACTTAACCAGTATATGCATATTCCAAGTGAAGCACCTGAGATTGTTAAAGAGAACCGTCCACCAGTCAATTGGCCAACAAGGGGTAAAGTTGAAATACAAGATTTGCAG ATCAGATATAGGGAAGATTCCCCGCTTGTTCTTAGGGGCATCAGTTGTACATTTGAAGGAGGCCATAAAATTGGTATTGTTGGCCGGACTGGCAGTGGCAAGACTACACTCATTGGTGCATTATTTCGATTAGTGGAGCCATCAGGTGGAAGGATTTTGGTAGATGGAATTGACATTTCTAAAATTGGTCTTCATGATTTAAGGTCCCGTTTTGGGATTATACCTCAGGACCCTACACTCTTCAATGGAACAGTAAGATACAACTTGGATCCCTTGTGTCAGCATACTGATGAGGAAATATGGGAGGTACTTGGAAAGTGTCAGCTAAAAGAGCCAGTCGAGGAAAAAGAGAAGGGGCTCGACTCATTGG TTGTGGAAGATGGATCTAACTGGAGCATGGGACAACGACAATTGTTCTGTTTGGGACGTGCTCTTTTGAGGAAAGCTAAGATTTTGGTGCTTGAC